CAAAATCAAGGGGATCCCCCAGCGACGCGACCACCGGACGACCTGCTCAATGCGTCCTGAACTGCTGGTAAAGCAGGTCGTATCGAAGATGATGAGGTCGAAAAGCGGCTTTATGCAATTGACGGTATCGTGGAAATCGCGGGATCCGATGCACGAATCCAGCAGCAGGATCCTGCGATAGTCACCCTTGATGCAGAAATCGTCGATCGAGCCGACGACGAGTTGCAGTTGACGAGCATAGCCGTCGATCAGCTCCAGTGTCTCCCCGTAGGATCCCTTTAGCGCAATGACCTCCGCGCTTCCGATCGAGTTGCAGAATGCAAACAGGAGCGAAGCAATCGCCGCCATGCCAGACGCCGTATAAATCGATTGCCGAATAAGCCGCTCATCGAGCGCATAGAATGATGGTCCTTCTACGGAGAGGTCCGCGCGTTGATAGTCGTACTGAAATCTGAAGGGCCCGCTGGTTGGACGGGCGCTACCGGACCAGGCGGTCTCTGTAGCGTTCCAGTCTTGGATTTCATGAGCGGCTCTAAGAGCCGCGGTCAGTTCGAATTTGTTGCGGATGACGTCGGCGACCGAATCCGGGCGATCGATGGATAACGGATCGGCCAGACAACTGTTCAAAAGCTTCAGTTCCTCAAATTTTCGATCGAAATACGCTTCTGCGCTCTCCATTGTAATCTTGCTCAGATAGCCGCGAGTCGTCAGGCTCCGAAGGACTTCATGCCCCTGATGCAACCGTCCTTCTTGTCCCGGAAAGTCTTGTAAGGCTCCCGTCCCTCCTCGAGCGTTGCGCGATGAGTGATGACGAAGGACGCATCAATCTGGCCCCTTCTGAATGCGCTCCACCGGCTTCGGCATGTAGTGCTGAACCGGGGGGCCGGGCCGTAACTGCGGTCCCTGCTTATCGCTGCCGATCAAGTTGCCGGCTTCCTTAGCTTCGAGTGACACGACCGTCCTCCGTCTAAGAATACGAGGGCCCAATTATTGTGACCGAGGAACGTTCCTATCCGAGAGCGCGCGCTTCAATGTCAACCCGCAACCGGGAAAAAGTAGAAACCTTTCGCCGTGACAGGGAATTAGAAGATCATGATGCCTCCGCTCGGAGTTTGCGAATGGCAGATGCAATCACATTGCGGACAGCGATCGATACCGCATGGTGCGTATTCAGCGCTACTCACTCGAGGGCTGACGTTTCGGATAGGCGTCGTTGCCTGCTTGAGCGTCATCTGCACGGAAGATGGGAAAATCGCGAAGCCGATGCCGAAGTGCTGGCGAGCTTCGGATTAGCCTATCTCAGGCGGCTTTCCGAAGACGAATGTTGACCGGAGCGAAAAAGTTGCTAGAGCGCGTCGTCGCCGGCGGCGCGCGACCTGCATGGACGCGCCTGGCCGTTTCATATTTGGTGTCTGGGATCGTCGTGATGGCGATGCGATCGGCGCTAGGGGCGGGGCAATAGGCTATGCGAATTGCCCAGCTTGCTCCTCTGGCTGAAAGCGTGCCTCCGAAGCTGTACGGCGGTACTGAACGGGTCGTTGCCTGGTTGGTGGACGAATTGGTCCACTTTGGACATCACGTCACGCTGTTCGCAAGCGGTGATTCCCGAACCGGGGGCCATCTGCATCCGGTATGGCCTCGCGCATTGCGTCTTGGTCGAAAGGCGGTGGATCCGAGCGCAGCTTGTTCGCTCCTGCTTGAAGCTATCGCGGCGCGAGCTACCGACTTCGACGTCATCCACTCGCATGTCGATTGGCTGCCGCTTCCGTTGCTCAGCAGGATCGGCGTACCATTTCTCACTACCATGCACGGTAGGCTCGACTTGCCGGGACTTTCCGATGTTGTTCGGGTGTTTCCGAGCGCGCCGTTTGTTTCGATCTCCGATAGTCAACGCCTGCCGCTTCCGCAGGCGAATTGGATCAAGACAATTCATCACGGGCTACCCTTGGATTTGTTTCAGCCGAGGCTTGGGCAAGGCAGCTATCTTGCGTTTCTCGGTCGCTTTGCGGCGGAGAAGGGACCGGATGAGGCCATTCACATCGCGCGCGCAGCTGGATTGCCGTTGCGCATCGCAGCTAAGCTGCCGAGAGGGGAGACTGTCTACTTCAAACGCAACATCGAACCGCACATCGATGGGGGTGCGGTCCGACTCGTGGGGGAGGTGGACGACTCGAGAAAGCAGTCCTTTCTGGGTGAGGCCGCCGCTCTGCTGTTTCCGATCAACTGGCCGGAGCCATTCGGCCTCGTCATGATCGAGGCGCTCGCCTGCGGAACGCCTGTGATCGCATATGGCGCGGGGGCGGTTCCCGAGGTGATCGAGGATGGTGTCACAGGCTTTATCGTGAAGAATGTGGAAGAAGCTGTTTGTGCGGTACGGAATCTACCACATCTACACAGGGGCGAAATCCGCGCGCGGTTCGAGGAACGCTTTTCGGCGGGACGGATGTCGAAAGACTACCAGAACTGTTACCAAATGTTGTTGACGGGTGCGCAGCGCTCTCGTCAAGCACCCGGCATTTAATTGGCGTGAGGTCTGGCGTCCGCAGACACGGTAGCCACGTTGCCTGCGGCTGCATCTGACCAACAGCTATCCGGCGCCGTGGCACGCTGGGCGCGCATTGACGCATGCGGGCCGCGGCGAGAAGGCTGCCACCCGAATTGTTCATCGACTTGCCGCCGGATACTTGAAGGCGGAGTTCCGGTGGATCGGCGCTGACCAGAAGTGTCTTCGGCCGGAAACAGCATGAAACGTTATCGGCGAGATGCAAGAGACGGATTTGGTGCCGCCGGTTGATCGATTCGACCACCGTGCAGGACTGCTCGCCTTTCGGCAATTGCATGATCGAAGAGTTCAAGCGCCAGTCCGAATGCGGTCAAATCCTCCTGCTCGATTGTCCCGTCATCGTAACACGAAAGCGTCTCGTCGATGATCGCGTCGACTTCGCGCTGCGAAGCTAACAATTCCTCTTCGGATTGAGCTGCGCGAATCTGGGAAGCCACGGCAATTATGCGGTTGCGATGGCTCGTGGTCTCATGCCGCTCGTCACGGTTGACATAACGGCGTAGCCAAGCGGCGGCAGATCCGACCCCGGAGAGGAGGAGAAGGGCGAACCAGAAGTAGTCGCCGTATTTGTCCAGAAACGTTCGCTCGGTGCCGTTGATGACGGCCGCTGCGCCCCGATGTACGGACGGCTCAGTCTCCTTTTCGGTTTCTGGCTTAGCGATGTGCGCTGCGCCGGCTACGCGCTGCCTAATTGTATCGCGGACAGCGAAGAGTTGTCGGTAAAAGGCTGCCACCTTGGACTCGGACAACGCTTTTTTGGCCAAGATGAGATGGTTGACGCTGATCGTGTCGACCTTGTCCTCCGGCCAGGCTGGGTTCGCGCTGAAAACACTTGCCGGGATCTCCTCGGCCTCGTAGCGCGGGTGCTTCAAAGCAATGGCCTCTGACGCTTCGACGGGAAGAAATTTCGGCGGGCCGCGCGATCGGGCGGTAGCGGCGATAGCATTAGCGGTAATCTTGCTGTCGAGCGGGCCGACGGATAGATATGCGTCGAGGGTCGGGTCCTGCGCAAGCTTCTCGATCTCCTCGGTGCCGAACTGTGCCATCGCAACTCTGTCCGGGTTGACGCCAGAACCGTTAAGGATCGCCCGTAACAGCGCCGCGTTGGCTCCCGTCCTGCCGATGATGCCGACCTTGCGCCCGTCCAGATTGGCAACTTCTCGAATTTTGGCCGGCGCCTTCTTTCCGGAGCCCTTTAATGTGCGACCCGACGGCGCCCATAGAACCGTATAGTTTTTTCGCAGAATAGCGAGGGTCTGCGCGTCGGCAGGCGTGCTCAGGTCGGCGCGACCAACGGCGAGATCAGTTTCGTTGAGATCCAGTAGCGCGAGCGATTCTGCCGCTCCAGCTGTTGCGATCGGTGAGAGCCTCACGGTCCTGCTTTCGTTATCGAAAGCCTCGGCCATGGCTCGAACCACCCCTTCGTCTTCACTGCCCGGTGGTCCCACCGCGATCCGGAGAGTCGACGGCTCCAGAACGTAATAGAGGGTGCCCGTGGCCGCACAGAAGGCAGCAAATCCCAAGGCCAAGACGATCAGCAATGATCTTCGTCCACGGAGCCGATCGGGGCTTCCCTTGCCTTTGGATGGGAACATGCTCGATCCATGTGAGTAAAAGGTCGTGCTGTATCGGCGCGACGAAACATGAATGTGTGCCTTGCGGAACTTGTCTGCGCTCGTCCCGCCCGGCGTTCTCCAGAGTATGTGAGCAGACTCGCGGCGCGACCAGAATAATTCATGCGCTGGATCAGGCGCTCCCGCAGCGAAGACACCGCGTTGCCGAGAACGGCGAAGATGCGGATGATCGGCGAAATCGGCTCAGTTTTCGCCGTTAGCTCCGCGAGAGACACGCCGGCCAGCGAGCATATTCGGATTGAGCGACCGCATTGATCGCGGGTTTCTCAACTCCCATAGTGGCAGAATTCATCGCCGTTTTCGTACTCCCTGCAAATCTTTACGCGAACGCGTGGACGATCATCGTCGTAGTACGGTCTTTCATCGTCGCCTTGCATTGGGTAGTTGCGACCGACCGTATAGTGGCTCCGGTCACCTTGGTCTTCGGTCCGTCCCATACGTCTCTAGCCCCATGCGATCAATTGCGCTCGACGCACGGCAGCGGGTGTTAAACTGGCTGGGCCATGGCATGCGAAGGCGCTCGCAAGTCTGCGCAACGCGATATTGGGGCATGTCGCCCCATGGGGAGACCGCAATTCCCCAAGTTCGGCAATCTGGTCATCGCACAAAGGTTCCTATTGGCGCTTTGTCAAAGATCACCCGGATCATCGATGTGACGCTGCGGTTGTCGAACCTACCCAGTACCGCGACCGCTTTCCTGGCGGGTGTCTCGCTTTCCGACGACGCGGGCAGTCAATGCTCTAGACGCGGGCGGGACCTTAGCTGCCTTGCGGCGCGACTTGGCAACGGCCGCTTTCTTCGACTTCGTCTTGGCCGGCGGCTCCGCCTTGCTCGACCCCTTGATGCTCTGTTTCAGCGCTTTCATAAGATTGAAGACATTGCTCGGGGCCGCCCTGCGCGGTGCGGAAATTGGTTGGCCCTTTGCTTTTTGTCGAGCAGCTCTTGCAAGGCCTGCTCGTAGTGATCTTCGAACTTGTCCGGTTCCAAGTGCCCGGACTTCTGCTCGACGATATGCGTTGCGAAGGTGATCTTCACGTCCTGAATATCGTCGAAATAGTCGGCCGGATCGCGCACCTCATAGGGATAGCGAAGCAGCATGCCCATTACCCCCTTGTCGCGGGTTTCCAGCGCGATGACGTGCTCGCGATTGGTCAGCACCACGCGGGCGCGAGCAACCTCGTCGCTGAGCCAGCACTTATGCCGGCTATGCAGGTTAGGAACCGACGCGGGTGAGAGGTTATTCCGATCTTGCCGCCAGGCGTCGCGGAGTGAGTGGGGGCCTGAATGGCAAGAAATCGAAGAAGCAAACCGCGCGTGGGCGCAGCCAGGACCGGGCGCGCATCGCCGGCGGGGAGACTTACGAGCTGAGCCACGAGTCGGGGAAAACGGGCAAGTCAGCCTCTGAGGCTGTCAAAAAGGTCGGTACCAGCCGAAAGCGAGTCGAGCGTCGGCTCGGAGCGGCAAAAGTCGTTAGGAATACGCTCGCGGTGAGGCCTGCGTGGCCGGGTTGCCGAAAACTCTAAAATAGGAACAAGTCGTAAGGTGGGCCGGTTATCGGCTGCCTAGCGCCCTCCGGCGCTGGGACGATCGAAGGGAAATAAACTTGGCCTCAGCTGATGCCTCACTGAGGCCAATTCTCTTAGCATCAATCTCGTCCGGTGATCTCGCGCGCCATCAACGTCAGCCGCAGAAGGTGAGATTGGCTTCTGAGAGGCAGCCTCAACTCACCATGAAATTGTTCGACACGATCAACGACACTGCCTAATGGTCATGGCGTTGCTCCCGGCCGGTGTTAGGCGGGAGCGCGGTGCGCTCTCATTACCGATAGATACCAATGGCCGGGCGATGATGATGCCTAAACTACCCGAACCCGAAGGTTCTTGCGTCGGGTCCGCCATTATGCCCAGCCCGATGGACGGCCGGGCGGCCCCGAGGAATAAGCCTATCGGTACGTCAGTTGACGTACCGCCTGGAGCTGCACGGCGCTGCGATGACAATGCGGTCAATTGGCCTCAACCTCCCCTCTCGCTGAGGTCATTGCTTTGAGTAAGTTGCGGGCAATCGTTATCTAAGTATCGAACGAGGCGGCCTCAATCGTCCCATGTTCGTTCGCCGCAGGCGCGGCACTCAAACATGCGAACATGTTTGCCGGTTCTAATATTCAACATGGTCCGAACCAGATCAAGCGGTTTGCCGCACCGACAGATCTTGATCGGTAGGTCTTCGATCTCTTGGATTTCTTGATTGGCCGCGCTCATCGATTTCACCCCTGGGAGGCGAGTCCTTAAGTTACAAAGTGAGCACTCGTTCCTGCGCCGCAGCAGTAATTCGTAATAGGCATGGAACATTTTCAAGAAGAACCGATCCCCCGACCTCCCCGCCTGGGGTGATCGGTCTCGAAAATGAAGGCGGCCTTAAACACCAGGCCACGCTCGGTCCGTACTTCAATTGCGACATCCGGCCAGGTGACTTGCGTCGTCAAGTCTCTTGCCAGTTCGCCCAAGGTGCGAGCTGCCTTTGCTTCCGCTGTCCGAAGATCGGGAAAATCCAGACCCTCTTCATCCTGGTAGAGGCCCGTTCCGTCTCTGATGTCGAAAAAATAATGCGGCATCGATTGCCTCCACACCGCGTGGCGGTAATGAGAAAAAACAGAATTGAGGAGGAGTTCGTTCCTAGTCCGGGTGGCGAAGCCGCCTGAAAGGGTGTGCTAACGGTCTACGCTCGTCGTCGGATGGCGCTTGGAAACGAGGGCCGAAACCTTCAGCCGATCCGGGTCGGACGGAAGTCAGCGGGCTGGGGCGTGGTCATTGCGGTAGCGGCAGGCTCACCGAGCCTGTGTAAGGCCTTTGGGCCAATCGATCAGCTGAGGATACCTGTGTCATACTGGAGGGTATCTGTGTTATTACCGCTCACGCGGCCCGCTCCAGCTTGGCAGGCGTCCCAGCGAAGGCCATCCAGACGGGTTTCGCGCGTTCCCCGGTGCAAATCTGATTGCCTGAAGGAGATAGGGCATCGTTCGCAAACTTGAAGGCGATTTTCCGTCAGGTGGGAGCGACATCGCCGCATTAATTCGCGGGTTCGATTGGTCCGCCACCAGCTTGGGGCCAATCATGGAGTGGCCTGCGCACCTCAAGAGCGCAGTGAGCCTTATGCTGCCGGCCAAAGCACAGATCGTGCTGTTCTGGGGGCCGGAGTTTGTGGCGCTATACAATGACGCCTATGCACCGACCATAGGTCAAAAGCATCCAAGGGCCCTTGGACGACCGGCCCGCGAGAACTGGGCTGAGCTGTGGGACGATTTGGAACCCCTGCTTCAACGCGTCCTTGATACTGGCGAAACAGTTTTCGCCAAGGATCGTCCCTTCTACATCGAGCGCCATGGCTACCCCGAGACAGTTTATTTCGACATCTCCTATTCTCCTGTTCAAAACGAAGCGGGTGAAATTGGCGGTGTTCTTTGCATCGTCAGTGAGACGACCGAACGTGTAGTTGCGCAAGAGCGCCAACGGTTGCTCGCGCGCGAGGCGAACCACCGCGCAAGAATATGTTTGCCGTCTTCCACGGCATCATCAATCTGAGTGCTCGGTCAGCTCGAACGCCTCAGGAAATGGCTCAATCGCTGCGAGGTCGTCTGAACGCTCTCATGCAGGCCAAGGATCTAATCCGTCCTGGGATCATGGGTACGGAAGCGCATGCCGAACGAACAACGGTGGGAGACGTAGTGCGAACGGTGTTGCGGCCGTA
This Bradyrhizobium sp. CCBAU 53421 DNA region includes the following protein-coding sequences:
- a CDS encoding glycosyltransferase family 4 protein, with the translated sequence MRIAQLAPLAESVPPKLYGGTERVVAWLVDELVHFGHHVTLFASGDSRTGGHLHPVWPRALRLGRKAVDPSAACSLLLEAIAARATDFDVIHSHVDWLPLPLLSRIGVPFLTTMHGRLDLPGLSDVVRVFPSAPFVSISDSQRLPLPQANWIKTIHHGLPLDLFQPRLGQGSYLAFLGRFAAEKGPDEAIHIARAAGLPLRIAAKLPRGETVYFKRNIEPHIDGGAVRLVGEVDDSRKQSFLGEAAALLFPINWPEPFGLVMIEALACGTPVIAYGAGAVPEVIEDGVTGFIVKNVEEAVCAVRNLPHLHRGEIRARFEERFSAGRMSKDYQNCYQMLLTGAQRSRQAPGI
- a CDS encoding TAXI family TRAP transporter solute-binding subunit gives rise to the protein MFPSKGKGSPDRLRGRRSLLIVLALGFAAFCAATGTLYYVLEPSTLRIAVGPPGSEDEGVVRAMAEAFDNESRTVRLSPIATAGAAESLALLDLNETDLAVGRADLSTPADAQTLAILRKNYTVLWAPSGRTLKGSGKKAPAKIREVANLDGRKVGIIGRTGANAALLRAILNGSGVNPDRVAMAQFGTEEIEKLAQDPTLDAYLSVGPLDSKITANAIAATARSRGPPKFLPVEASEAIALKHPRYEAEEIPASVFSANPAWPEDKVDTISVNHLILAKKALSESKVAAFYRQLFAVRDTIRQRVAGAAHIAKPETEKETEPSVHRGAAAVINGTERTFLDKYGDYFWFALLLLSGVGSAAAWLRRYVNRDERHETTSHRNRIIAVASQIRAAQSEEELLASQREVDAIIDETLSCYDDGTIEQEDLTAFGLALELFDHAIAERRAVLHGGRIDQPAAPNPSLASRR